The nucleotide sequence TTCATGGGCACCGATCCCACCAATGCCATCTGTACCATCAAGGTGCAAGGAGCATCCATCAGCAAGGTGGTAGAGCTCGTCAAGCCTTATGTATCACAGTTGCTGGATGTGAGGGAGGTCTGAGTGCCGAAGAAAAAAAAGAAAAAAACTTCTGATACAAGCGAGACGGCTGGAAACAGCCGTCTTGTAGTTGATTCTGATGCCTACAAGCCGTTTGAGCATATCAAGGCAGTAAAGAAACAGCCTGTGAAACAGAAGCAACCTGTGCTCAAGAAACAATCCACCAGTCAGCGAAAAGAGCCCTTGGTGCTTGGGTATGATCCAAAGGCAAACTTTGGCGATATCCTTGCCACTTGGGAACAGACAGGTGAGCTCGGTGGTGTGACCAAGCGGATGAAAAGCCATAGCAAGGTAGCAGTGGAGAAGTCCTTTGGTGAAATTCTTGCTGAATGGGAAGGCGAGAAACAAGCTGCCAAGAGCAAGAAGGAAGAACCGGTTTCCATCAAGAAGAGCGAGGCCTACGCGCCCAAAAAAGATTTTGCGTCACTCCTTGAGGAGTTTGAGGGGAGCGATAAGCCCAAGAAGAAACAAGGAAAGCCTGTCTCTGATCAGAGAAGGGGAGAACATGAAAATCTTCCCTTGCAACCAACCCATGACATGCAGGAAGCCCTTGATGAGAAGGAAGAGCTTGACCAGGAACGTGATAGTTCGGTGAGCTGGTCCTTTGCAGATACCTACAAGCACTGGACAACAGTGAGTGATGAGGAGGCAGCAATCAAGCGGGCGCAGAAGGAAAAGCATGAAGCAAAAGCAGACCCCCATACCATCTCTGCGCTTCGTGCCATGGATCCTCAGTCAACATTGGACCTCCATGGAATGAAGGTGGTGGAAGCTGAACAGGCAACTGCTGATTTCCTACGCTCAGCGAAGGAGAAACGACTCCTGAAGGTGGCAATCATCACAGGAAAAGGATTGCATAATGACAAGGGATATTCCCTTTTGAAAGAAGCCGCCCTTTCTCAGATACGGATAAGCAAGGTGGTACGTGAAGCATACACTCCAAAAGCCCAGTATGGGGGAAGTGGCGCTATTTGGATCATCATGAAACGATGATTCCTTCTTTTTATACTTGGACGCACGAAAAAGCCGGGTTCTCAAGGGAATCCGGCTTTTTCTCATGTAGTGGTGTTAGCGCTCGCGGTAAATGATACGACCTTTGGTCAAATCATAGGGAGAAAGTGCAACACGCACGGTATCACCAGGTACAATTCTGATGTAGTGTTTGCGCATCTTACCCGATAGATGGGCAAGAATGACATGTTCATTCTGTAGTTCCACACGGAACATGGTGTTGGGAAGAGCTTCGCGTACGATGCCTTCCACTTCGATTGCTTCTTCTTTGGCCACAAAACCTCCAAATATTTGCTTAAAAGCAAGAAAATTATATGCACTAGGTTAAAATGTGTCAACAGTGCCCCTATGCAATAAAAATATCCCAATATCCTTTTAGGAAGATTCCTAAGATGATTGCCGGTAGCACATACTGGAAGTATGGACGTAGTATCTTGGGGAACTGCAACCCACTCGACCCACTGTCTGCCTCGGCTATGAATTTGTCCCAACCCCAACCGTACCTCCATGTACAATAGATGGTGAAGAAAAGCGACCCTAGGGGAAGCAGGGTAGAGCTGACAATGAAGTCCTCAAGGTCCAGCACTCCAGTGCCTGGTCCAAGAGGCTGGAAACCAGAGAGTACATTGAAACCTAGAATGCAAGGGAGGGAGAGCAGTGCAATGGCAATGCCATTGAAGAGGGTTGCTTTCTTACGGTCGACACCCTTGGCATCGATCCAGAAACTGATGATATTCTCAAAGACAGCAATAAGAGTACTCAAGGCTGCAAAGCTCATG is from uncultured Sphaerochaeta sp. and encodes:
- a CDS encoding Smr/MutS family protein, with product MPKKKKKKTSDTSETAGNSRLVVDSDAYKPFEHIKAVKKQPVKQKQPVLKKQSTSQRKEPLVLGYDPKANFGDILATWEQTGELGGVTKRMKSHSKVAVEKSFGEILAEWEGEKQAAKSKKEEPVSIKKSEAYAPKKDFASLLEEFEGSDKPKKKQGKPVSDQRRGEHENLPLQPTHDMQEALDEKEELDQERDSSVSWSFADTYKHWTTVSDEEAAIKRAQKEKHEAKADPHTISALRAMDPQSTLDLHGMKVVEAEQATADFLRSAKEKRLLKVAIITGKGLHNDKGYSLLKEAALSQIRISKVVREAYTPKAQYGGSGAIWIIMKR
- the infA gene encoding translation initiation factor IF-1, translating into MAKEEAIEVEGIVREALPNTMFRVELQNEHVILAHLSGKMRKHYIRIVPGDTVRVALSPYDLTKGRIIYRER